Proteins found in one Lysinibacillus fusiformis genomic segment:
- a CDS encoding hybrid sensor histidine kinase/response regulator produces MKKIAVIITIFILLLTGSRLLWLQLFIQSHQPYAEGGQIDLRDFDFQHHTLTLDGEWAFYPSSWLMDENNPPMPPTYIQVPDGWDEVFQEGELTPYGYGSYHLKLLIDPEKAFTFSMRVPSIRSAAEIYVDGHLIAAAGELGENRQQTIAKNVPFTASFETKGQSEIDIIVQVANFQDPRNGGIVRSIKFGREEMIFRETQLSITMQLLVAVVLILHAIYSVILYLLGNKDRRLLFFSVLTISIMFYYLLGSDDKLLSFWFPINYDWGFIFVHLSMVGIGYSLLQCIEPWLPRHLNRTKQGFALICACASVLAMLLPTRYVVTIQGVYIVLLAVPIVITMMLMLGRTIKDIRHNVFLLLAILAFVNSILWDVLLLITGIKVISYPFDLIITIACLATLWFKDYVKVHADTKELAQKLQKADLLKDEFLASTSHELRNPLHSIINMSKAVLEREAAVLSHKSVNDLETVLAVGKRMSLLLNDLLDVMNLKENTKKLHLGTVSIHTIVVAVLDMLRFMMEGKPVHFVNQIPKNFHKVLADENRVIQIVFNLVHNAVKFTNEGAITLSGYTTGEGMAKIVIADTGIGVDAETMQRIFEPYEQGTVSKTIIEGGFGLGLNISKRLIELHGGTLEVQSVVGQGSTFAFTLPLSDEADSYDTDENNQEHKSQERMASQSTVETKRLPACNRPRILVVDDEPINLRVIETILVNEKYEVVTVTSGLKALACIWSQEWDLVISDVMMPKMSGYELVRSIRKQFTMTDLPVLLLTARSQPHDIENGFLAGANDYVIKPVDALELRSRVEALTKVKRSIQELHRMEAAWLQAQIEPHFLFNTLNAILTLSELDSDRTSKLVEALSDFLRESYNFQNVEALVPLENELRLIQAYLYIQQERFGERIQVVWELEAETDVLIPSLTIQPLIENALKHGILKRAEGGTIHVRMIDYTTHLEITVADDGVGMDEEQLAKLLQMEKRHSRSIGLINTHIRLQHHYGQGLRITSKLHEGTTVSFVVLAKTPTNPLDALPLVEF; encoded by the coding sequence ATGAAAAAGATTGCTGTTATTATTACCATATTTATTCTCTTGTTAACAGGCTCGCGACTACTATGGTTACAATTATTTATACAATCACATCAACCATATGCTGAAGGGGGGCAAATAGATTTACGAGATTTCGATTTCCAGCATCACACCTTGACACTTGATGGTGAATGGGCATTTTATCCATCTAGTTGGTTGATGGACGAGAACAATCCTCCGATGCCTCCGACCTATATACAGGTTCCAGATGGCTGGGATGAAGTTTTTCAAGAGGGTGAATTGACACCATATGGTTATGGCTCCTATCATTTGAAACTATTGATAGACCCTGAAAAAGCTTTTACATTTAGTATGAGGGTACCTAGTATTCGTAGTGCTGCGGAAATATATGTGGATGGGCATTTAATTGCGGCTGCAGGGGAACTAGGTGAAAATCGCCAGCAAACAATTGCCAAAAATGTCCCGTTTACCGCTTCGTTTGAAACAAAGGGACAAAGTGAAATCGACATTATTGTGCAGGTTGCTAACTTTCAAGACCCACGTAATGGTGGTATTGTGCGTTCCATTAAATTCGGACGAGAAGAGATGATTTTTCGGGAAACACAATTATCTATCACGATGCAGCTTCTCGTAGCAGTTGTCTTAATCTTACATGCGATCTATTCTGTCATTCTGTACTTGCTTGGGAATAAGGATAGACGTTTACTATTCTTTTCCGTTTTAACCATTAGTATTATGTTTTATTATCTTTTAGGGAGTGATGATAAGCTTCTTTCTTTTTGGTTTCCAATCAATTATGATTGGGGCTTTATATTCGTTCATCTTTCGATGGTTGGCATTGGCTATTCGCTCCTCCAATGTATCGAGCCATGGTTGCCCCGCCATCTAAATCGTACTAAACAGGGGTTTGCCCTTATTTGTGCCTGTGCATCTGTATTGGCGATGCTATTACCAACACGTTATGTTGTGACAATACAAGGTGTTTATATTGTCCTTTTAGCTGTTCCGATTGTGATTACGATGATGTTAATGCTAGGAAGGACAATAAAAGATATTCGTCATAATGTGTTTCTTCTTTTAGCCATACTCGCATTTGTCAATAGTATTCTATGGGATGTCTTGCTGCTGATCACTGGAATCAAGGTGATTTCGTATCCATTTGATTTGATTATCACGATTGCCTGCTTAGCCACGTTATGGTTTAAGGATTATGTGAAAGTGCATGCCGATACAAAAGAGCTTGCACAAAAACTGCAAAAGGCAGATTTACTAAAGGATGAATTTTTGGCTAGTACGTCACATGAGTTGCGCAATCCACTTCATAGCATTATCAATATGTCAAAAGCGGTGTTAGAGCGTGAAGCAGCTGTCCTTAGTCATAAAAGTGTCAATGATTTAGAAACAGTGCTAGCTGTTGGAAAACGCATGTCCTTATTGTTAAATGATTTACTGGATGTAATGAATCTAAAGGAAAATACGAAAAAGCTCCATCTAGGCACTGTTTCCATACACACAATTGTTGTGGCTGTGTTAGATATGCTCCGCTTTATGATGGAGGGGAAGCCTGTTCATTTTGTTAACCAAATTCCAAAAAATTTTCACAAGGTATTAGCCGATGAAAATCGAGTAATTCAAATTGTCTTTAATTTAGTACATAACGCAGTGAAGTTTACCAATGAAGGGGCGATTACGCTATCTGGTTATACGACAGGAGAGGGAATGGCTAAAATTGTTATAGCCGATACAGGCATTGGTGTGGATGCGGAGACAATGCAGCGTATATTTGAGCCCTATGAACAAGGGACTGTTAGTAAAACCATCATTGAAGGCGGATTTGGACTGGGACTCAACATAAGTAAACGACTTATTGAATTACATGGTGGAACATTAGAGGTACAGTCAGTGGTAGGACAAGGTTCAACCTTTGCCTTTACATTACCTTTATCGGATGAAGCGGATAGCTACGATACCGATGAGAATAATCAAGAACACAAGAGCCAGGAAAGAATGGCTTCGCAGTCCACTGTGGAGACTAAACGCTTGCCAGCATGTAACCGTCCTCGCATTTTAGTCGTGGATGATGAGCCCATCAACTTGAGAGTGATCGAAACGATATTAGTTAATGAAAAATATGAAGTAGTGACTGTAACAAGTGGCTTGAAGGCTCTAGCGTGCATTTGGTCTCAGGAATGGGATTTAGTGATTTCAGACGTGATGATGCCGAAGATGTCTGGATATGAATTAGTACGTAGTATTCGCAAGCAATTTACGATGACCGATTTACCTGTCTTATTGTTGACAGCGCGCAGTCAGCCACATGATATTGAAAATGGCTTTTTAGCAGGGGCCAATGATTACGTCATCAAGCCTGTGGATGCCTTAGAGCTACGATCCCGAGTAGAGGCGTTAACAAAGGTGAAGCGCTCTATTCAAGAGCTACATCGTATGGAGGCGGCTTGGCTTCAGGCACAAATCGAGCCACATTTTCTCTTTAATACATTAAATGCCATCTTAACGTTAAGTGAATTAGATAGTGACCGAACAAGTAAATTAGTAGAGGCATTAAGCGATTTTTTAAGAGAGTCCTATAATTTTCAAAACGTGGAAGCACTTGTGCCGCTAGAAAATGAACTTAGGTTGATTCAAGCCTATCTCTATATTCAGCAGGAGCGTTTTGGAGAGCGTATCCAGGTCGTATGGGAACTAGAAGCGGAGACAGATGTCCTCATCCCATCATTGACTATCCAGCCTTTAATTGAAAATGCATTAAAGCACGGAATCTTAAAGCGTGCTGAAGGTGGAACGATTCATGTTCGTATGATCGATTATACTACCCATCTCGAAATCACTGTAGCGGATGATGGCGTTGGGATGGATGAAGAACAATTGGCGAAGCTACTGCAGATGGAAAAGCGACATTCTAGAAGTATTGGTTTAATCAATACCCATATAAGACTGCAACACCATTACGGTCAGGGCTTGCGCATTACAAGCAAGCTGCACGAAGGGACTACGGTTTCATTTGTTGTACTAGCAAAAACACCAACGAATCCATTAGATGCATTGCCTCTCGTTGAGTTTTGA
- a CDS encoding DMT family transporter, which produces MGLMLVTSLLWGGNFVVAKTLVAHASPMTLTMVRWLIAVIVLLPLVWWKEKKLVPAKSALVPLFLMGITGVALFNIFQFLALERTTSTNAGLISTMNTMSIALFSFAFLKEKINGLQLLAMILSLFGVVLVLSKGDWQQLLNFQLNTGDLWMVAAVCVWGLYSVCSKWAMKTTSPLMATLYAGLFGVLILVPFTITDFTFSKIDYSFILSILYTGVISTVVCMVLWNIGVQQLGATTSGIFLNFNPIFTALLAFLFIGEQLSWLQGIGGIIVIMGCYLFTYFKAKTPQAVL; this is translated from the coding sequence ATGGGCTTAATGCTCGTCACAAGCTTACTATGGGGAGGCAATTTTGTTGTGGCTAAGACGCTGGTGGCGCATGCCTCTCCGATGACATTAACGATGGTCAGATGGTTGATTGCGGTGATCGTCCTTCTACCATTGGTTTGGTGGAAAGAGAAGAAATTAGTTCCTGCCAAGTCGGCTCTTGTACCTTTATTCCTAATGGGCATTACAGGTGTTGCCTTATTTAATATTTTTCAATTTTTAGCATTGGAACGAACAACCTCCACGAATGCTGGTCTTATTTCAACGATGAATACTATGTCCATCGCCCTTTTTTCCTTTGCCTTTCTGAAAGAAAAAATAAATGGCTTGCAGCTTTTAGCGATGATCCTCTCTTTATTTGGTGTTGTTCTTGTCCTTTCAAAGGGAGATTGGCAACAATTACTGAACTTCCAATTGAATACAGGGGATTTATGGATGGTGGCAGCCGTTTGTGTATGGGGACTTTACTCCGTTTGCAGTAAGTGGGCTATGAAAACAACCTCTCCTTTAATGGCGACATTGTATGCAGGCTTGTTTGGGGTGCTCATCCTAGTTCCATTCACGATTACGGATTTTACCTTTTCCAAAATCGACTACTCTTTCATTCTTTCAATTCTTTATACAGGGGTCATCTCTACAGTAGTTTGTATGGTCCTTTGGAATATTGGCGTTCAGCAATTAGGTGCCACAACCTCTGGTATTTTTCTGAATTTTAATCCCATTTTTACAGCCCTGCTCGCCTTTTTATTTATCGGAGAACAGCTAAGCTGGCTGCAAGGCATTGGGGGAATCATCGTGATTATGGGGTGCTATTTATTCACATATTTTAAAGCGAAGACGCCACAGGCTGTGCTCTAA
- a CDS encoding Lrp/AsnC family transcriptional regulator: MEDIKNKGLDNVDLQILAILQREVQISNAELARRVNLSPPATHTRVKRLENEGYIDQQVAILNQEKLGFDLLCYIFMSTNIHQEKEIEELENSLKTMTEILECHCLTGAYDYLLKVVIRDRKDLDQFIRKLNKLGISRIQTNLSLREIKYSTVLPIEENSKPE; this comes from the coding sequence ATGGAAGATATAAAAAATAAAGGATTAGATAATGTGGATCTGCAAATCTTAGCCATTTTGCAGCGAGAGGTTCAAATTAGCAACGCAGAATTAGCTAGACGGGTGAATTTATCCCCACCAGCAACCCATACAAGGGTGAAACGCCTAGAAAATGAAGGCTATATTGATCAACAAGTCGCGATTTTAAATCAGGAAAAATTAGGTTTTGATTTACTGTGCTATATTTTTATGAGCACCAATATTCATCAGGAAAAGGAAATAGAGGAGCTAGAAAACAGCTTGAAAACAATGACCGAAATTTTGGAATGTCATTGCTTAACAGGTGCCTATGATTATTTGTTAAAGGTTGTCATTCGTGATCGTAAAGACTTGGATCAATTCATTCGAAAATTAAATAAGCTGGGGATTTCTAGAATTCAAACGAATTTATCCTTACGGGAAATTAAATATTCCACGGTGCTACCTATAGAAGAAAACAGCAAGCCTGAGTGA